In a single window of the Motilibacter peucedani genome:
- a CDS encoding PPOX class F420-dependent oxidoreductase — MSTALPDDLRALLAQPNPAVITTLRPDGAPVSVATWYLLDGDRILVNMDEGRKRLDYLRADPRVSLTALAKDDWYTHVSLQGRVVELRDDTDLSDIDRLSRHYGGGDYPNRDRGRVSAWIEVDRFHGWGAAARS; from the coding sequence GTGAGCACCGCCCTGCCCGACGACCTGCGAGCGCTGCTGGCGCAGCCGAACCCCGCCGTCATCACGACGCTGCGTCCCGACGGCGCCCCGGTGTCGGTGGCGACCTGGTACCTCCTCGACGGCGACCGCATCCTCGTCAACATGGACGAGGGCCGCAAGCGCCTGGACTACCTGCGGGCCGACCCGCGGGTGAGCCTGACCGCGCTGGCGAAGGACGACTGGTACACCCACGTCAGCCTGCAGGGCCGGGTCGTCGAGCTCCGCGACGACACCGACCTCTCCGACATCGACCGCCTCTCGCGCCACTACGGCGGCGGCGACTACCCCAACCGCGACCGCGGACGCGTCAGCGCCTGGATCGAGGTCGACCGCTTCCACGGC